In Candidatus Electrothrix scaldis, the genomic window TCCCGGGCAGCTGATAGCTTCCCGGGATTTTTTTTGGTGGTAAGGTAGGTTGCGTGCTCCGTAGGGAGGAATCTAGGCATCCTTTTGTTGGTTTTGTGCCTTTTCGTACAGGGCCACAAAATTAATGGGATCCATAAGGAAAGGCATAAAACCTCCATCAACAGAAAGCTGTGAGGCTACTTGGCGGGTAAAGGGGAAGAGCATCAGAGGACAGTCAACAGCCAGAACCCGTTGAATATGTTCTTCGGGTATATTTTTGAGCAGAAAAATAGCTGCATGCTCGAGCTCAAGCACGAACATAACAGTGTCCTCAGTCTTTTGATCAAGTACCTTAGCCGTAATAGCAATAGTGACCTCGTAATGATCGTCATCGACTTTTTTATTACCAAGGCGCAAGTTAAAATCCACCTTGGGCTCTTGAGCTTGAGGAAGAAAAATCTGTGGTGCATTAGGATTCTCAAAAGAGAGATCCTTAACATAAATTTTTTGCATGCGGAAAACAGGAATATTCTGATGCTCGACCTTTTCTTCTGTCATTTTATTTCCTTTTTTGCGGAATGTTATATAGCTTGTAAGTTTATGCTGCTAAAAGGCAGCAACGGTTAGGTTAACTATTTCATAGGTCACACATTACCCGATGGACCAGTTGAAATTTGTACTTTGGCATTAAACCATTAAGTGCCTTTGAGCTCAAGGGAATTTCTGCATGGGCCTTACGCTTACCTTGGCCTTATGTGATTTCAGGGGGAAATTGTAAATGAATATATGCCTAGAAAACAGGTTGTTGATTGTTTGGAACGATGGAAATTCGTGGTAAAAATGCGCTGGTGCTGGGAGCCAGCAGAGGCGTGGGAAGGAGTATTGCGAGGACATTGGCTCAGGAAGGAATGCGCCTTTTTCTTCCCTGGTTTGACTGGCCCGACTCTTGTCGGGAAATGGAAGCGGAGTTTGCAGAACTGAGGGCAGAGCATGTTACTCTGGAGGTAGATCTGTGCCAGCCTAGCAGCATAAAAAAAATGGTTGAGCGCATCAAGAACGATTTTGGTTCACTTCAGGTTTTCGTAAATAATATAGAGCGTGGGGGGATGCCCGTGCTTCATGGGAGCTATC contains:
- the secB gene encoding protein-export chaperone SecB, translating into MTEEKVEHQNIPVFRMQKIYVKDLSFENPNAPQIFLPQAQEPKVDFNLRLGNKKVDDDHYEVTIAITAKVLDQKTEDTVMFVLELEHAAIFLLKNIPEEHIQRVLAVDCPLMLFPFTRQVASQLSVDGGFMPFLMDPINFVALYEKAQNQQKDA